The proteins below are encoded in one region of Stigmatopora argus isolate UIUO_Sarg chromosome 2, RoL_Sarg_1.0, whole genome shotgun sequence:
- the LOC144089131 gene encoding uncharacterized protein LOC144089131, whose amino-acid sequence MTLILPIGSLSNINLDQLQLNSPACPINFNDTHLTARIELDGCGTKTVHIGTELVYTNTLKSVHPSSLITRDPSLIFPLACRIPAVLARSPNFNIKIPTNAFDNTAVRLEFYIPGEGPMAKYTRNPRFNPLELIRERVQLDSSPARHIRAVQGQQGSMIKDLDLHLISNTTLARAEISVQRCVESETADFTKSYIFLEEGCKSARSTKEIVASSNVRIFRLHLADLFPVGNMMYVECEVDVCITFLPSQKCSKQCNQALGRSGTPTMLSKHFTVRSGPISLVRTTTAPSTSVVTNEAGQTEAPTSAPVEVVTGTSSAPEQAFSMAVGLTLILISIFLQHICFH is encoded by the exons ATGACACTCATCCTTCCCATTGGCTCACTAAGCAACATCAACTTGGATCAGTTGCAGCTCAACAGCCCCGCTTGTCCCATCAACTTCAACGACACCCATCTTACTGCACGTATTGAGCTTGATGGCTGTGGCACCAAAACTGTG CACATTGGGACAGAGCTGGTTTACACCAACACCTTGAAAAGTGTGCATCCTTCCTCCTTGATCACACGTGATCCGTCCCTCATCTTCCCGTTGGCCTGCCGAATCCCTGCCGTCCTAGCCAGAAGCCCAAATTTCAACATCAAGATTCCCACAAACGCCTTTGATAATACTGCTGTTCGATTGGAATTCTACATCCCAGGAGAGGGACCTATGGCGAAATACACACGCAATCCACGATTCAATCCCCTTGAGCTAATACGAGAACGAGTGCAATTGGATTCTTCACCAGCACGTCATATTCGTGCTGTCCAAGGGCAACAGGGGTCCATGATCAAAGACCTGGACCTCCATTTAATTTCAAATACAACTCTGGCTCGAGCAGAGATCAGTGTCCAACGTTGTGTGGAGTCTGAGACGGCGGACTTTACtaaaagttacatttttttggagGAAGG ATGCAAATCTGCCCGCTCAACAAAAGAGATTGTGGCTTCAAGTAACGTAAGAATCTTCCGTCTTCATTTGGCCGACCTGTTTCCAGTTGGAAATAtg ATGTATGTAGAATGTGAAGTCGATGTGTGCATCACCTTCCTTCCATCTCAGAAGTGCTCGAAACAGTGCAACCAGGCATTGGGGAGAAGTGGGACACCAACAATGTTGAGCAAGCACTTCACTGTCAGGTCAGGACCTATTAGTCTTGTAAGAACAACAACAGCTCCATCTACGAGTGTCGTCACAAATGAAGCGGGGCAAACTGAAGCACCAACATCTGCACCAGTTGAAGTAGTCACCGGCACCTCAAGTG CTCCAGAGCAGGCCTTTTCCATGGCAGTGGGACTGACCTTAATTTTAATCAGCATATTTCTTCAACATATCTGCTTTCACTAA
- the LOC144065873 gene encoding paired amphipathic helix protein Sin3a-like translates to MKRHVEDQEPILVPQQQQPHRTTVQGIAESFQHRALATVIEAAADNMQPSSGIQYSLPQGYQVPTMPQSTSGLNSSAQHVGSLAHNIAAVQTSAPAVVQGHVHPAAPMGSTQGQQQFQRLKVEDALSYLDQVKLQFGNQPQVYNDFLDIMKEFKSQSIDTPGVISRVSQLFKGHPDLIMGFNTFLPPGYKIEVQTNDLVNVTTPGQIHYITPHGISVQNLPVSGASSQPVNQHQHQSVSQANTHSAAVTPPVPTQPAANKISKAMQSPAHTPTSQPNPSIPSYASPRSPSVQSHTPVSSTPTGGPPQNNQPVEFNHAINYVNKIKNRFQGQPDIYKAFLEILHTYQKEQRNAKEAGGNYTPALTEQEVYTQVARLFKNQEDLLSEFGQFLPDANSSMLLGKTAPDRAESVRNDHGGTVKRPLMNNKQKLSPNGLTVKRPGSVGVSPLLKKKPKLVGKDHGFNDVGKHSNSTETMFFEKVKKALRSSEAYESFLRCLYIFNQEVISRAELVQLVIPFLGKFPELFTWFKNFLGYQESSHVESLPKERATEGIAMEIDYASCKRLGSSYRALPKSYQQPKCTGRTSLCREVLNDTWVSFPSWSEDSTFVSSKKTQYEEHIYRCEDERFELDVVLETNLATIRALESVQQRLSRMSAEEQLRFKLDSTLGGSSEVIHRKAIQRIYGDRALDIMEGLKKNPTVCIPIVLKRLKIKEEEWREAQRGFNKIWREQNEKYYLKSLDHQGINFKQNDTKAFRSKTLLSEIEMLYDERQERASEEPTAPLPSGPHMNLTYEDSQILEDAAALIIHHVRRQVGIQSDDKYKIKQIIHHFIPDLLFARRGELSDVEDEEETEDMEADQDGDKKHNGLPGSSPSKSKLLFSNMAAQRLRATDEAYNLFFVNNYWYIFMRLHQILCSRLLRIYGLAEKQIEEEAREKEWEKEMFGLQKEKNENPAFQLKMREPMDVEVEDYYSVFLEMVRNLLDGNMDPTQYEDSLREMFTIHAYIAFTMDKLIQSIVRQLQHLVTDDSSARVMDLYLNEIANKATGGSLPTQASRATAEGTYQRKSEQLMSDENCFKLMFMKNQDSICVAMELLDTEEDNSDEPAERWPDYLGRYLNSDSTSTELREHLAQKPVFLPRNLRRIRKCQRGWEQLQQERMATDQPSKESEGDKSKLKMECAFKLNSYKMVYVCKSENFMYRHTALTRGHQSHKRVHRRLHRRFQARVDTWAKEHVTSDMAAANRRWLMGDGQEGLVPCTTTCYPEVLHYLNVNKYRVKYRTL, encoded by the exons ATGAAGAGGCATGTGGAGGACCAGGAACCGATACTCGTGCCCCAGCAACAACAACCTCATCGCACAACAGTCCAGGGCATTGCAGAAAGCTTCCAGCACAGggctcttgctactgtgatagAGGCAGCCGCAGACAATATGCAGCCGTCTTCAGGCATTCAGTATTCTCTTCCCCAGGGTTACCAG GTGCCGACAATGCCTCAGAGCACAAGTGGACTTAACAGTTCTGCTCAACATGTTGGCTCCCTTGCACACAACATAGCAGCAGTCCAAACCTCAGCCCCTGCAGTGGTCCAAGGTCACGTGCATCCGGCTGCACCTATGGGTTCCACACAAGGACAGCAGCAGTTTCAGCGACTGAAG GTGGAAGATGCTTTGTCATATCTTGATCAAGTTAAGCTTCAATTTGGAAATCAACCTCAAGTGTATAATGATTTCCTGGATATTATGAAAGAGTTCAAGTCACAGAG CATTGATACTCCTGGTGTTATCAGTCGTGTGTCCCAACTCTTTAAGGGCCACCCAGACCTCATTATGGGCTTCAATACTTTCTTGCCGCCAGGGTATAAAATCGAGGTTCAAACGAACGACCTGGTCAATGTGACTACTCCGGGCCAGATTCATTATATAACGCCTCATGGTATATCTGTTCAAAACCTCCCGGTAAGTGGAGCATCCAGTCAACCTGTAAACCAGCATCAGCACCAGAGTGTGTCACAGGCCAACACACATTCTGCTGCGGTCACTCCACCTGTCCCCACCCAGCCTGCAGCAAATAAAATCAGCAAG GCCATGCAGTCTCCAGCTCACACACCCACCAGCCAGCCAAATCCATCCATACCATCTTACGCCTCACCACGCTCACCTTCAGTTCAGTCCCACACACCAGTGAGCAGCACACCAACTGGTGGGCCGCCTCAGAACAATCAGCCAGTGGAATTCAACCACGCAATCAACTACGTGAACAAGATCAAGAATCGCTTTCAGGGTCAGCCGGACATCTACAAAGCCTTCCTGGAAATCCTGCATACATACCAG AAAGAGCAGCGGAACGCCAAAGAGGCCGGAGGCAATTACACTCCGGCTCTGACTGAGCAGGAAGTCTACACTCAAGTGGCACGACTCTTCAAGAACCAGGAAGACCTGCTGTCAGAATTTGGACAGTTCTTGCCTGATGCAAACAGCTCAATG CTGCTTGGAAAAACTGCACCTGACAGGGCAGAGTCTGTGCGTAATGATCATGGCGGAACAGTAAAAAGACCCTTAATGAACAATAAACAGAAATTGAGCCCCAATGGACTAACTGTGAAAAGACCTGGAAGTGTGGGAGTTTCGCCCCTTCTCAAG AAGAAACCCAAACTAGTTGGGAAGGATCATGGTTTTAATGATGTTGGAAAACACAGCAACAGCACCGAAACTATGTTCTTTGAGAAG GTCAAGAAAGCCCTTAGGAGCTCTGAGGCCTATGAAAGCTTCCTTCGTTGTTTATACATCTTCAACCAGGAAGTTATTTCACGTGCTGAATTGGTTCAATTAGTCATCCCTTTTCTTGG AAAATTCCCAGAACTCTTTACGTGGTTTAAAAACTTTCTGGGCTACCAAGAGTCGAGCCATGTGGAGAGTTTACCCAAGGAACGAGCAACAGAGGGCATCGCCATGGAGATTGACTACGCGTCCTGCAAGAGGCTTGGCTCGAGCTACAGAGCTCTGCCCAAGAGCTACCAGCAGCCTAAATGTACAGGAAGGACATCGCTCTGTAGAGAG GTTCTGAATGACACGTGGGTGTCGTTTCCATCCTGGTCAGAGGATTCAACTTTTGTAAGCTCCAAGAAGACTCAATATGAAGAGCATATTTACAGATGTGAGGACGAGCGTTTTGAG CTTGACGTCGTGTTGGAGACCAACCTGGCTACAATTCGAGCTCTTGAATCAGTCCAACAAAGGCTCTCGCGGATGTCTGCGGAGGAACAGCTGCGCTTCAAGTTGGACAGCACATTGGGCGGGTCCTCAGAGGTCATTCATCGCAAAGCTATTCAGAGGATATATGGGGACCGAGCTCTGGACATTATGGAAGGTCTTAAGAAGAACCCAACAGTCTGCATCCCTATAGTGCTAAAAAG ATTAAAAATCAAAGAAGAAGAATGGAGAGAAGCGCAGAGAGGCTTCAACAAAATTTGGCGGGAGCAGAATGAAAAGTATTATCTTAAGTCACTTGATCACCAGGGCATTAATTTCAAACAGAATGACACCAAAGCGTTTCGCTCAAAGACCCTGCTCTCTGAAATCGAGATGCTGTATGATGAG CGGCAGGAGCGGGCCTCAGAGGAACCCACTGCCCCCCTTCCTTCTGGACCACACATGAACCTGACCTATGAAGATAGTCAGATCCTAGAAGATGCCGCAGCCCTCATTATTCACCACGTCAGGAGACAAGTGGGCATCCAGTCAGATGACAAGTACAAGATCAAACAAATCATACACCACTTCATCCCAGATCTCCTTTTCGCACGACGTGGTGAGCTGTCCGATGTGGAAGATGAGGAGGAAACTGAGGATATGGAGGCCGATCAAGACGGAGACAAAAAACACAATGGCCTACCGGGCAGCAGCCCCTCAAAGTCCAAGCTCCTCTTCAGCAACATGGCAGCTCAGAGGTTGCGTGCCACGGACGAGGCATATAATTTGTTCTTCGTCAACAACTACTGGTACATCTTCATGCGTCTTCATCAAATCCTCTGCTCTCGTTTACTGCGAATCTATGGGCTGGCCGAAAAGCAAATTGAGGAGGAGGCCCGTGAGAAAGAATGGGAAAAAGAAATGTTTGGTctccaaaaagaaaagaatgagaATCCAGCCTTCCAACTAAAAATGAGAGAACCCA TGGATGTTGAGGTAGAGGACTATTATTCCGTCTTTCTGGAAATGGTGCGCAACCTTTTGGATGGTAACATGGACCCAACTCAATATGAGGATTCCTTGAGGGAAATGTTTACTATCCATGCCTACATTGCCTTCACCATGGACAAGCTCATCCAGAGCATTGTGCGGCAG CTGCAACACCTCGTCACTGATGATTCCTCAGCGCGCGTCATGGACTTGTACCTTAATGAAATTGCCAATAAAGCCACGGGCGGTTCTTTGCCCACACAGGCCTCTCGTGCCACAGCAGAGGGTACCTACCAGCGCAAATCAGAGCAGCTCATGTCAGATGAGAACTGCTTCAAG TTGATGTTCATGAAGAACCAGGACTCAATTTGCGTCGCCATGGAGTTGCTGGACACAGAAGAGGACAACTCTGACGAACCTGCTGAG CGGTGGCCGGACTATCTGGGGAGATACCTGAACTCCGATTCGACTTCTACAGAGCTGCGTGAGCATTTGGCCCAGAAACCGGTGTTCCTGCCCAG GAACTTGAGAAGAATAAGGAAATGCCAGAGAGGATGGGAACAGCTACAACAGGAGAGGATGGCCACGGATCAACCATCAAAGGAATCGGAAGGTGACAAGAGCAAATTGAAGATGGAGTGCGCGTTCAAGCTCAACTCCTACAAGATGGTCTATGTCTGCAAGTCAGAGAACTTCATGTACAGACACACTGCACTTACACGTGGGCATCAG TCCCACAAGCGGGTTCACAGACGCCTGCACAGACGCTTTCAGGCTCGTGTGGACACCTGGGCGAAGGAGCACGTGACAAGCGACATGGCCGCAGCCAACCGGAGGTGGCTGATGGGAGACGGACAAGAAGGCCTGGTGCCCTGTACGACAACCTGCTACCCAGAGGTCTTGCACTATCTCAATGTTAACAAGTACCGAGTCAAGTACAGAACACTTTAG